In Candidatus Zixiibacteriota bacterium, a single genomic region encodes these proteins:
- the greA gene encoding transcription elongation factor GreA, producing MSKEPVYLTKEGRIKLEQELKRLKFEERPRIVAEIKRARELGDLSENAEYHAAKEAQGHLERKIAELQDKLSRVRTLQTDQIASDKAYIFARVKVKDLDRGEEIVYTLSPPEEADVDNDIISVKSPIGAGLLGKGVGDIAEIQVPIGLLRYQIIDITRD from the coding sequence ATGAGTAAAGAGCCGGTCTACCTCACCAAAGAGGGACGCATCAAATTGGAGCAGGAGCTGAAGCGACTCAAGTTTGAGGAGCGTCCCCGAATAGTGGCCGAAATCAAACGGGCCCGCGAGCTAGGCGACCTCTCCGAAAACGCCGAGTACCACGCCGCCAAGGAAGCCCAGGGGCACCTCGAACGGAAGATCGCCGAGCTCCAGGACAAGCTTTCCCGCGTGCGGACCCTGCAAACCGACCAGATCGCGTCGGACAAGGCCTACATATTCGCCCGGGTGAAGGTGAAGGATTTGGATCGGGGTGAGGAGATTGTCTATACCCTGTCGCCGCCGGAAGAGGCCGATGTCGACAACGATATCATCTCAGTCAAGTCCCCGATAGGGGCGGGCCTGCTGGGCAAAGGGGTAGGCGATATTGCGGAAATACAGGTCCCGATTGGCCTGCTAAGGTATCAAATAATCGATATCACGCGCGACTGA
- a CDS encoding cysteine synthase family protein, whose translation MSESLKAKGIQYLDDITQAVGNTPLVRLRRLPGELGVRATMLVKLEILNPTGSVKDRMAIYLLKQAVARGELKPGGTIVEATSGNTGAAVAMFAAVHGYKAILTIPDKMSREKVDTLKAYGAEVYVCPTAVPPESPESYYETGKRLARETPNSYWVGQYFNLDNIKAHYETTGPEIWEQTRGCLDVLVGGVGTGGTVSGTARFLKEKNPKIEVVAADPIGSVYYQYHKDKTMVEPHTYLVEGIGEDMLCPTIDFSVIDTMYQLGDEESFVVARDLARKEGILAGGSSGSIVSAALKHSVRLDADKVVVIILPDSGTKYISKVYSDDWMREKGFLK comes from the coding sequence ATGAGCGAATCATTGAAGGCCAAGGGCATCCAGTACCTCGACGACATCACCCAGGCTGTCGGCAACACCCCGCTGGTACGGCTGCGCCGGCTCCCCGGCGAGCTCGGGGTCAGGGCGACAATGCTGGTCAAGCTTGAAATACTGAATCCGACCGGATCAGTAAAAGACCGCATGGCAATCTACCTGCTCAAGCAGGCGGTGGCTCGCGGCGAACTCAAGCCGGGGGGAACGATAGTCGAGGCCACTTCCGGCAACACCGGCGCGGCGGTGGCGATGTTCGCCGCGGTGCATGGATACAAGGCGATCCTGACTATCCCCGATAAGATGTCCCGCGAAAAAGTCGATACGCTCAAGGCGTACGGGGCCGAGGTATATGTTTGCCCGACCGCGGTGCCGCCCGAATCGCCCGAGAGCTACTACGAAACCGGCAAGCGACTGGCGCGCGAGACCCCCAACTCATACTGGGTGGGTCAGTACTTCAATCTCGACAATATTAAGGCCCATTACGAAACCACCGGGCCGGAAATCTGGGAGCAAACCAGGGGGTGTCTCGATGTCCTGGTCGGCGGGGTCGGCACAGGCGGGACGGTCTCGGGCACGGCCCGTTTCCTGAAAGAGAAGAATCCAAAAATCGAAGTGGTCGCGGCCGATCCGATCGGTTCGGTCTATTATCAATATCATAAGGACAAAACAATGGTCGAACCCCACACGTATTTGGTCGAGGGGATCGGCGAGGACATGCTTTGTCCGACAATCGATTTTTCGGTGATCGACACGATGTACCAGCTCGGCGACGAGGAGAGTTTTGTGGTGGCGCGCGACCTGGCCCGCAAGGAGGGAATCCTGGCCGGGGGATCATCGGGGTCGATAGTGTCCGCGGCACTCAAACACAGCGTCCGGCTTGACGCCGACAAGGTGGTGGTGATTATATTGCCGGACAGCGGAACAAAGTACATTTCAAAAGTGTACAGCGACGACTGGATGCGAGAAAAGGGCTTCTTGAAATAG
- a CDS encoding PLP-dependent aspartate aminotransferase family protein, translated as MSDQSRKLHSETIAIHAGVVPEDGTLSVTTPIYPSSTYRETFPGDESGYVYSRWANPTRQALEKALATLEDGASARAFSSGLAAVTAVIHLLKSGDHVVAVSDLYGGSHRLFERLLRPQFNLDFSYVDGRDPADFEKALKPNTRLFWVETPTNPLLKLIDIRAVAELAHKRNILVAVDNTFATPYIQKPLDLGADIVHHSMSKYLGGHCDIIGGALVTRDTTLGEKIFFNQYAVGGVLDPFQSWLVLRGLKTLHVRMERHSLNAQKIAAYLQTVPRVSKVYYPGLDGRPLPNGMTLPGGMVSFEIDAGFEVVKKFVMSTKQFILAESLGGVESLINHPATMTHASIPKDIREKHGVTDKLIRLSVGIEHVDDLLADLQQAFAAAG; from the coding sequence ATGAGCGATCAATCGCGCAAGCTTCACTCCGAGACAATCGCCATTCATGCAGGGGTGGTGCCCGAGGACGGCACCCTGTCGGTCACGACCCCAATCTATCCCAGTTCTACCTATCGCGAGACGTTCCCCGGCGACGAATCCGGTTACGTCTATTCCCGCTGGGCCAACCCGACTCGCCAGGCACTGGAGAAAGCGCTGGCGACGCTCGAGGACGGCGCCAGTGCCCGCGCGTTTTCATCGGGTCTGGCCGCCGTGACGGCTGTAATTCACCTGCTGAAATCAGGCGATCATGTCGTGGCCGTAAGCGATCTGTATGGCGGCAGCCACCGTCTGTTCGAAAGGCTGCTCCGGCCGCAGTTCAATCTCGATTTCAGCTATGTCGACGGCCGTGATCCGGCCGATTTTGAGAAGGCGCTCAAACCAAACACCAGGCTGTTCTGGGTCGAAACACCCACCAATCCGCTGCTCAAGCTGATCGATATCCGCGCCGTGGCAGAATTAGCCCACAAGCGAAACATTCTTGTCGCAGTCGATAACACGTTTGCGACACCGTACATACAGAAGCCACTGGATCTTGGGGCGGATATTGTCCATCACTCGATGTCCAAATATCTTGGCGGGCATTGCGACATAATCGGTGGCGCGCTTGTCACCCGCGACACTACGCTGGGAGAGAAGATATTCTTTAATCAGTATGCGGTCGGAGGTGTGCTCGATCCGTTCCAGTCTTGGCTTGTACTTCGCGGCTTGAAAACTCTGCACGTGCGGATGGAACGGCATTCACTTAACGCTCAGAAAATCGCCGCATATTTACAGACCGTACCCAGGGTATCAAAAGTGTACTATCCTGGCTTAGACGGCCGCCCGCTGCCCAACGGCATGACCCTGCCGGGGGGGATGGTGTCGTTCGAGATCGACGCCGGGTTTGAAGTCGTGAAGAAGTTTGTGATGTCCACGAAGCAGTTTATCCTGGCCGAGTCGCTGGGCGGGGTCGAATCATTGATCAATCATCCGGCGACCATGACCCACGCTTCCATTCCGAAAGACATCCGTGAAAAGCACGGCGTAACCGACAAACTGATTCGCCTCTCAGTGGGGATAGAGCATGTGGACGATCTGCTGGCGGATTTGCAGCAAGCATTCGCGGCGGCGGGGTGA
- a CDS encoding PIG-L family deacetylase, producing MTTFDKYDLISVGAHPDDVEVGTGGVLIDLHRRGYRCGIVILTQGEMGTGGTAEIRAQEVKDAAAILGVDILATFDWGDTKLEDSYVHRLELARIIRQARPRIMLAPYPHVGHGRRQSHPDHVAAGVISVNATNLAALKKADLTGEPHLVDRVFHYFLPPGVYPNFVVDITPHFDQWIRALSAHRSQFLNPEKSRDYIDSLTLMARSFGMQARCKYGQGFYAVEPIVVGDIMSLAAPDEH from the coding sequence ATGACTACATTCGATAAATACGATCTGATATCAGTCGGCGCGCACCCGGACGATGTCGAGGTCGGCACCGGCGGCGTGCTGATCGATCTGCACCGACGCGGCTACCGCTGCGGTATCGTGATTCTGACCCAGGGCGAGATGGGCACCGGCGGCACCGCCGAGATTCGCGCGCAGGAAGTGAAAGACGCAGCGGCGATACTCGGAGTTGACATCCTGGCGACCTTCGATTGGGGCGACACCAAACTCGAAGACAGCTACGTCCATCGTCTCGAACTTGCCCGCATTATTCGGCAGGCGCGGCCGAGAATCATGCTCGCGCCATACCCGCACGTAGGACACGGCCGTCGACAGTCACACCCGGATCATGTCGCTGCCGGCGTTATCAGTGTCAACGCCACCAACCTGGCCGCGCTGAAAAAAGCTGATTTGACGGGTGAGCCGCACCTGGTCGATCGGGTGTTTCATTATTTTCTGCCGCCGGGGGTGTATCCCAATTTTGTGGTGGACATCACGCCACACTTCGATCAATGGATCCGGGCGCTGTCCGCACACCGCTCACAGTTTCTGAATCCGGAGAAGTCGCGGGACTATATCGATTCCCTGACGCTTATGGCGCGTTCGTTCGGGATGCAGGCGCGGTGCAAGTACGGCCAGGGGTTTTACGCAGTGGAACCGATCGTGGTGGGGGACATCATGTCCTTAGCGGCACCGGATGAGCATTAG
- a CDS encoding outer membrane protein transport protein codes for MRILRLAVAVLLPLALWGGHLQASGFENTGLGTTARGMAGAFRAVADDWSAAYYNPAGYAFIIDNQLGGSVALINFRNEITPNFVEVDDFGNSYGWGIVNGQKVYNFHRILNNPSAGLVVRLPFWGETVFGLSAFQPFDQSLRWRLYDPEASGMRAYNEDAVGSRKIPGHHYLVDLDVVAIQLTASREFKPEKLSVGIGLQLLRGDLWFSDLTFRTNPRLTAPDITDKPGVFRRPWEKVPEFHDSQGRGWSFGIRAGVMWKLNEKIDLAATAYLPFDITIKGDSYFTFIMPKPDYAVVLPNTADFLFVSGYGDFVNLTSEFETKLKLPSSLGVGVAYKATEKLTVALDAEYTLWSEYDGLEFSFTDFANLPGRIDSALVDGEWQRYTRLFEPEFFQSNLANPVDWENTVKVALGFRYQVHPKLTLLAGGGLDQSPARNSTELTPQFMDLGTKKSVNAGGILHIDQWDVGLITSYYNYPEINLEGLTDVDNSDTFDNFPGEYKASTYESVLSLGYRF; via the coding sequence ATGCGGATTTTGAGACTGGCCGTGGCTGTTCTGTTGCCGCTCGCCCTATGGGGCGGCCATCTTCAGGCCAGCGGCTTTGAGAACACCGGCCTGGGAACAACCGCGCGCGGCATGGCAGGAGCATTCCGCGCCGTGGCCGATGATTGGAGCGCCGCCTACTATAACCCGGCAGGCTACGCCTTTATTATTGACAACCAGCTTGGCGGCAGTGTCGCACTTATTAACTTCCGCAACGAGATCACTCCAAACTTCGTGGAAGTTGACGATTTCGGCAACTCCTACGGCTGGGGCATAGTCAACGGCCAGAAGGTGTACAACTTTCATCGTATCCTGAATAACCCGTCGGCGGGCCTGGTGGTCCGGCTTCCTTTCTGGGGCGAAACCGTGTTCGGTCTCTCTGCCTTCCAGCCGTTTGATCAGAGCCTCCGCTGGCGGCTTTACGACCCTGAGGCCTCCGGCATGAGGGCGTACAACGAGGATGCGGTGGGCAGCAGGAAGATACCCGGGCACCATTATCTCGTGGATCTGGATGTCGTGGCCATCCAACTGACGGCGTCTCGCGAGTTCAAACCTGAGAAGCTCTCCGTAGGAATCGGACTTCAGCTTCTGCGCGGAGACCTCTGGTTTAGCGACCTGACCTTCCGCACCAATCCCCGTCTGACGGCTCCCGATATCACGGATAAGCCCGGCGTATTCCGGCGGCCCTGGGAAAAAGTGCCGGAGTTCCATGACAGCCAGGGCCGGGGCTGGAGCTTCGGCATTCGCGCCGGTGTCATGTGGAAGCTGAATGAAAAAATCGATCTGGCAGCAACGGCCTATCTGCCGTTTGATATCACCATCAAAGGCGATTCCTACTTCACCTTCATCATGCCCAAGCCGGATTACGCGGTGGTACTGCCCAATACCGCCGACTTCCTGTTTGTTTCCGGCTACGGAGATTTCGTGAATCTGACCTCCGAGTTTGAGACCAAATTGAAACTGCCCTCATCGCTGGGCGTCGGGGTCGCCTACAAGGCCACCGAAAAGCTGACTGTTGCTCTCGATGCCGAGTACACACTCTGGTCAGAGTATGACGGCCTTGAGTTCAGCTTCACCGACTTTGCCAACCTCCCTGGCCGCATTGATTCGGCCCTGGTCGACGGCGAATGGCAGAGGTACACGCGACTGTTCGAGCCGGAGTTTTTCCAGTCCAATCTGGCCAATCCGGTGGATTGGGAAAACACTGTAAAGGTGGCGCTCGGCTTCAGGTACCAGGTACACCCGAAACTGACCCTGCTGGCCGGCGGCGGGCTGGACCAGTCACCGGCGCGCAACTCGACCGAACTTACGCCCCAGTTCATGGATCTCGGGACCAAGAAGAGCGTCAACGCCGGCGGAATCCTGCACATCGACCAGTGGGATGTCGGCCTGATTACGAGCTACTACAACTACCCGGAGATCAACCTCGAGGGTTTGACCGACGTGGACAACAGCGACACGTTTGATAACTTCCCCGGTGAATACAAGGCGAGCACCTACGAGAGCGTGCTGTCGCTGGGCTACCGGTTTTAG